From the genome of Halostella limicola, one region includes:
- a CDS encoding beta-propeller fold lactonase family protein, protein MDERSDDVLFPNGDGENRSAGVSRRTMLAGSAAAGAAAAGCANSGSSEGDSGGSDDSGGSSGDDGVTEADSVFVFNTGDRTVSVVDATDDAVVATRQLSLTASFPSNQYAPGITEEPSDPLWLNVDEGVRAVEVGSLSEVASVDTGSGANWQELTPDGKHLVVSAREPSHEQYRIDADPASDTFGEVTARIDRADEGGRGDREGPGPGPCDVTIHPDGEYAYVPDLYGDTLTVLDVESFEIATQVAVDPVEEGTPPAPWMGTAAMDGETLLIENNEGETGTESIWDVSDPETPREVARLTSDDGLGHLPLTSEIGPDGDIGYVFTPDTEDVSVIDVEGEAVAKRLDLGGQAFVGTWGPAHEKLYVPVQTSDEVAVVDHEAREVTERIEVGPDPYGATAAGIRPAGSGSGNRLKRLATLAVDSDSGTSYCIGECACGHDW, encoded by the coding sequence ATGGACGAACGATCGGACGACGTGCTCTTCCCGAACGGGGACGGGGAAAACCGCTCCGCGGGCGTTTCGCGACGGACGATGCTTGCCGGTTCGGCGGCCGCAGGCGCGGCGGCCGCCGGCTGCGCGAACAGTGGGTCCAGTGAAGGGGACTCCGGGGGATCGGACGACAGCGGCGGGAGTTCCGGCGACGACGGCGTCACCGAGGCGGACTCGGTGTTCGTGTTCAACACGGGCGACAGGACGGTGAGCGTCGTCGACGCGACTGACGACGCGGTGGTCGCGACCCGTCAGCTGTCACTGACCGCCTCGTTCCCCTCGAACCAGTACGCGCCGGGTATCACGGAGGAGCCGAGCGATCCGCTCTGGCTCAACGTGGACGAGGGGGTCCGCGCCGTCGAGGTCGGGTCGCTCTCCGAGGTCGCCTCGGTGGACACCGGGTCCGGGGCGAACTGGCAGGAACTGACGCCCGACGGGAAGCACCTCGTCGTGAGCGCTCGGGAGCCCAGCCACGAGCAGTACCGGATCGACGCGGATCCAGCGTCGGACACCTTCGGCGAGGTGACGGCGCGGATCGACCGCGCGGACGAGGGCGGTCGCGGCGACAGAGAGGGGCCGGGGCCGGGGCCGTGCGACGTCACGATCCATCCGGACGGGGAGTACGCCTACGTGCCGGACCTCTACGGCGACACGCTCACTGTCCTCGACGTCGAGTCGTTCGAGATAGCGACGCAGGTCGCGGTCGACCCCGTCGAGGAGGGGACTCCCCCGGCGCCGTGGATGGGTACTGCCGCGATGGACGGCGAGACGCTGCTCATCGAGAACAACGAGGGGGAGACCGGAACGGAGAGCATCTGGGACGTGAGCGATCCGGAGACGCCGCGGGAGGTGGCTCGCCTGACGAGCGACGACGGCCTCGGCCACCTGCCGCTCACCAGCGAGATCGGCCCGGACGGCGACATCGGCTACGTGTTCACACCCGACACCGAGGACGTCAGCGTGATCGACGTGGAGGGCGAAGCGGTGGCGAAGCGTCTCGACCTCGGGGGGCAGGCCTTCGTCGGGACGTGGGGGCCGGCCCACGAGAAACTGTACGTCCCTGTCCAGACGAGCGACGAGGTCGCCGTCGTCGACCACGAGGCACGGGAGGTCACCGAGAGGATCGAGGTCGGACCGGACCCCTACGGCGCCACGGCGGCCGGAATCCGACCAGCCGGTAGCGGGTCCGGCAACCGATTGAAGCGATTAGCGACCCTCGCGGTCGACTCGGACTCGGGCACGTCGTACTGTATCGGAGAGTGCGCGTGCGGACACGACTGGTGA
- a CDS encoding IclR family transcriptional regulator: MGSEANNPVKSVVTTFEVLQTLRRLDGAGVTELADELDLPKSSAYNYLSTLEQEEYVVKEGSEYYVGLRFLDLGRYARQRNDLYETARPELESIADETGELVNLLVEEHGQGVYVCRVRGDQAVNVAASTGHRVSLHNTALGKAILSHMPEERVDAILDGHGMSAETERTITDRDELASELAAVRERGVAFDREERIGGLCCVAVPILDLDDRPVGAISVAGPTSRMQGERFETELPQMLKSAANVIELNLTYA; this comes from the coding sequence ATGGGATCGGAAGCGAACAACCCGGTGAAATCCGTCGTGACGACGTTCGAGGTCCTGCAGACGCTGCGACGGCTCGACGGGGCCGGCGTGACCGAGCTCGCGGACGAGCTCGACCTGCCGAAAAGCAGCGCGTACAACTACCTCAGCACGCTCGAACAGGAGGAGTACGTCGTCAAGGAGGGGTCGGAGTACTACGTCGGGCTCCGGTTTCTCGACCTGGGGCGGTACGCGCGCCAGCGCAACGACCTCTACGAGACGGCGCGCCCCGAACTGGAGTCGATCGCCGACGAGACGGGCGAGCTCGTCAACCTGCTCGTCGAGGAGCACGGGCAGGGCGTGTACGTCTGTCGGGTGCGGGGCGACCAGGCCGTCAACGTCGCGGCGAGCACGGGCCACCGCGTGTCGCTGCACAACACCGCCCTCGGAAAGGCGATCCTTTCGCACATGCCGGAAGAACGCGTCGACGCCATCCTCGACGGGCACGGGATGTCGGCGGAGACCGAGCGAACCATCACCGACCGCGACGAACTCGCCTCCGAGCTGGCCGCGGTCCGCGAACGTGGCGTCGCGTTCGACCGCGAGGAACGGATCGGCGGGCTCTGCTGCGTCGCCGTCCCGATTCTGGACCTCGACGACCGGCCGGTCGGCGCGATCAGCGTCGCGGGGCCGACGAGCCGCATGCAGGGCGAGCGCTTCGAGACCGAACTGCCGCAGATGCTGAAGAGCGCGGCGAACGTCATCGAACTGAACCTCACCTACGCCTGA
- a CDS encoding zinc-dependent alcohol dehydrogenase: MRALAKTGRSSGAVELVDRDRPKPAADEALIEVDYAGLCGSDAGIYEFESAFERMDLPNVIGHEYTGRVVEVGDAVAKFSVGDRVVERPIRGCGDCYQCEVGEENVCQNAVITGVDHDGAYAGYIAVPETALHAVPDGVDPRHAALVEPTSIGARAVIENSRVSPGDRVMVAGPGPIGQLTAQIADAQGGEVVVAGVGRDADYRLPLAEDLGFETVNVEADDLDAYRDELTDGVGYDVVFDTTGHPSGLTMAVDEVRKGGQIVLVGQTGETTMEYSPLVRSEIDLQCSYASMYDDFERSLRMIEAGDVDHETFLDDRFSLLDADEAFETFLRGGTCKPVFDASVLRD; the protein is encoded by the coding sequence ATGCGCGCACTTGCCAAAACGGGTCGCAGCAGCGGAGCCGTGGAACTCGTCGACCGCGACCGACCGAAGCCGGCGGCCGACGAGGCGCTTATCGAGGTCGACTACGCCGGGCTCTGCGGGAGCGACGCGGGCATCTACGAGTTCGAGTCTGCGTTCGAGCGGATGGACCTTCCCAACGTCATCGGGCACGAGTACACCGGGCGCGTCGTCGAAGTCGGCGACGCCGTCGCGAAGTTCTCGGTCGGCGACCGCGTGGTCGAGCGACCGATCCGCGGCTGCGGCGACTGCTATCAGTGCGAGGTCGGGGAGGAGAACGTCTGTCAGAACGCCGTGATCACGGGCGTCGATCACGACGGCGCGTACGCGGGGTACATCGCCGTCCCGGAGACGGCTCTCCACGCGGTCCCGGACGGTGTCGACCCGCGCCACGCCGCGCTGGTCGAACCGACGAGCATCGGCGCTCGCGCCGTCATCGAGAACTCGCGGGTGAGCCCCGGCGACCGCGTCATGGTCGCCGGCCCCGGGCCGATCGGCCAGCTGACGGCCCAGATCGCGGACGCGCAGGGCGGCGAGGTGGTCGTCGCCGGCGTCGGGCGAGACGCCGATTACCGCCTCCCCCTCGCGGAGGACCTCGGCTTCGAGACGGTCAACGTGGAGGCCGACGACCTGGACGCCTATCGGGACGAACTGACCGACGGCGTCGGCTACGACGTCGTCTTCGACACGACCGGCCATCCGTCCGGGCTGACGATGGCCGTCGACGAGGTGCGAAAGGGCGGCCAGATCGTCCTCGTCGGCCAGACCGGCGAGACGACGATGGAGTACTCCCCGCTCGTCCGCTCGGAGATCGACCTCCAGTGCTCGTACGCCTCGATGTACGACGACTTCGAGCGGTCGCTCCGAATGATCGAAGCCGGCGACGTCGACCACGAGACGTTCCTCGACGACCGGTTCAGCCTGCTGGACGCGGACGAGGCGTTCGAGACGTTCCTGCGGGGTGGCACCTGCAAGCCTGTGTTCGATGCCTCGGTCCTGCGCGACTGA
- a CDS encoding AEC family transporter, with product MEVLGRLLALLALLLTGTGLRAAGVLNEARTDWLNAVAYYVALPALIFVATYDRSVADLLTPALLVGLLVVLFGTAALAWVVHRNLPSRPRRSVAVIQSYHSNLGYLGLPLVAATFDGDVTAVASVVLGVVSLVQVPLTVFVLVGVNDADAAFGHELRRLATNPVLAALVGGLAVGSAGLAVPSPVAAGLDALGTLSLPLALLCVGASLDLDLPSVDYGTTAAVIAVKMGWMPLLAWAVFSVLGVDTATFTASVVMLGTPTAVSTYVFANELGGDEEFASLNVFVTTLASVGTLFLLIELVG from the coding sequence ATGGAAGTGCTGGGACGGCTGCTCGCGCTGCTCGCGTTGCTGCTGACGGGGACCGGTCTGCGCGCGGCGGGCGTCCTGAACGAGGCGCGGACCGACTGGCTGAACGCGGTGGCCTACTACGTCGCTCTCCCGGCGCTGATCTTCGTCGCCACGTACGACCGATCGGTCGCCGACCTGCTCACTCCGGCGCTGCTCGTCGGCCTCCTGGTCGTCCTGTTCGGGACGGCGGCGCTGGCGTGGGTAGTCCACCGAAACCTCCCCTCGCGGCCCCGGCGGAGCGTGGCGGTCATCCAGTCGTACCACTCGAACCTGGGCTATCTGGGCCTCCCGCTCGTCGCGGCGACCTTCGACGGCGACGTGACCGCCGTGGCGAGCGTGGTCCTCGGCGTCGTGTCGCTCGTCCAGGTCCCGCTGACGGTGTTCGTCCTCGTCGGCGTCAACGACGCGGACGCCGCCTTCGGTCACGAGCTCCGCCGCCTAGCGACGAACCCCGTCCTCGCCGCGCTGGTCGGCGGGCTCGCCGTCGGCTCTGCCGGACTCGCGGTCCCCTCGCCTGTCGCCGCGGGGCTCGACGCTCTGGGTACGCTCTCCCTGCCGCTGGCGCTGCTTTGCGTCGGCGCCTCTCTCGACCTCGACCTCCCGTCGGTTGATTACGGCACCACCGCCGCCGTCATCGCGGTCAAGATGGGCTGGATGCCGCTGCTCGCGTGGGCCGTCTTCTCCGTGCTCGGCGTCGATACCGCGACGTTCACCGCGAGCGTCGTGATGCTCGGCACGCCGACCGCAGTGTCGACGTACGTCTTCGCGAACGAACTCGGCGGCGACGAGGAGTTCGCGTCGCTGAACGTGTTCGTCACGACGCTCGCTTCCGTCGGGACGCTGTTTCTCCTCATCGAACTCGTCGGCTGA
- a CDS encoding mandelate racemase/muconate lactonizing enzyme family protein — protein sequence MDYRHLSDPNAEYTMRDLSAETMGVTKSRGDRDVEITDVQTTIVDGNYPWTLVRVYTDAGVVGNGEAYWGGALSEIIERLTPFVVGENPLDIDRLYEHMVQKMSGEGSIAGKDIAAISGIELALHDAAGKILDVPAYQLLGGKYRDEVRVYCDCHTEDEADPDACADEAERVVDELGFDALKFDLDVPSGHEKDRANRHLRGPEIDHKAEIVEKVTERVGDDADAAFDCHWAFSAGSAKRLARELEQYDVWWLEDPVPPENHDVQREVTQSTGTPIAVGENVYRTHGQRRLITEQAVDIVAPDVPKVGGMRESAKIATLADMFYVPVAMHNVSSPIGTMASAHVGAAIPNSLAVEYHSYELGWWEDLVEEDELIQDGYMEIPEEPGLGLTLDLDAVEEHMAEGEELFDPA from the coding sequence ATGGACTACAGACATCTCTCTGATCCGAACGCGGAGTACACTATGCGCGATCTGTCCGCGGAGACGATGGGCGTGACCAAGTCCCGCGGCGACCGCGACGTGGAGATCACGGACGTACAGACGACGATCGTCGACGGCAACTACCCCTGGACGCTGGTGCGCGTCTACACCGATGCCGGCGTCGTCGGCAACGGGGAAGCGTACTGGGGCGGCGCGCTCTCCGAGATCATCGAACGGCTCACGCCGTTCGTCGTCGGGGAGAACCCGCTCGACATCGACCGCCTCTACGAGCACATGGTCCAGAAGATGTCCGGGGAGGGCTCGATCGCCGGCAAGGACATCGCCGCCATCTCCGGCATCGAACTCGCGCTCCACGACGCCGCCGGCAAGATCCTGGACGTGCCCGCCTATCAACTGCTCGGCGGCAAGTACCGCGACGAGGTGCGCGTCTACTGCGACTGCCACACCGAAGACGAGGCAGACCCCGACGCCTGCGCTGACGAGGCCGAGCGCGTCGTCGACGAACTCGGCTTCGACGCGCTGAAGTTCGACCTCGACGTTCCGAGCGGCCACGAGAAGGACCGCGCCAACCGCCACCTCCGCGGCCCGGAGATCGACCACAAGGCCGAGATCGTGGAGAAGGTCACCGAGCGCGTCGGCGACGACGCAGACGCCGCGTTCGACTGCCACTGGGCGTTCAGCGCGGGGAGCGCGAAGCGCCTGGCCCGGGAACTCGAACAGTACGACGTGTGGTGGCTCGAAGACCCCGTCCCGCCGGAGAACCACGACGTCCAGCGCGAGGTCACGCAGTCGACCGGGACGCCCATCGCGGTCGGCGAGAACGTCTACCGGACCCACGGCCAGCGCCGGCTCATCACGGAGCAGGCGGTCGACATCGTCGCCCCCGACGTGCCCAAGGTCGGCGGGATGCGGGAGTCGGCGAAGATCGCGACGCTCGCGGACATGTTCTACGTCCCCGTCGCGATGCACAACGTCTCCTCGCCGATCGGCACGATGGCCTCCGCACACGTCGGGGCCGCGATCCCGAACTCCCTCGCCGTCGAGTACCACTCCTACGAGCTCGGCTGGTGGGAGGACTTAGTCGAGGAAGACGAACTCATACAGGACGGCTACATGGAGATCCCGGAGGAGCCGGGACTCGGCCTGACGCTCGACCTCGACGCCGTCGAGGAGCACATGGCCGAGGGCGAGGAGCTGTTCGATCCGGCGTGA
- a CDS encoding SDR family NAD(P)-dependent oxidoreductase: MADSLSGKSAFVAGASRGIGRAIAEEYADRGADLAVAARSVSELEDLAASVPTECVPVECDLRDGESVERAVATATDALGAVDVVVNSAGTISRGRLHEADDEDLAFVLDVNLLGALRVSKHALPSLMETEGSLIHVSSEAGSVGVPDLPAYCASKGGLDALVRQLAVDYGSDGVSVTAIAPGTTKTSMNEAVRERDPSWVSERAEEIPYGRLGKPEDVSDLAAFLARDQSEYLTGEVIHLDGGSTA; encoded by the coding sequence ATGGCCGATAGCTTGAGCGGAAAGAGCGCGTTCGTCGCCGGAGCGAGCCGCGGGATCGGGCGCGCCATCGCGGAGGAGTACGCCGACCGAGGGGCGGACCTCGCGGTCGCGGCCCGATCGGTGAGCGAACTGGAGGACCTCGCCGCGTCGGTGCCGACCGAGTGCGTTCCGGTCGAGTGCGACCTCCGCGACGGGGAGTCCGTCGAGCGCGCCGTGGCGACCGCGACCGACGCGCTCGGGGCCGTGGACGTCGTCGTCAACAGCGCCGGGACGATCAGCCGGGGGCGCCTCCACGAGGCCGACGACGAGGACCTGGCGTTCGTCCTGGACGTGAACCTCCTCGGCGCGCTTCGGGTCAGCAAACACGCCCTGCCGTCGCTGATGGAGACGGAAGGCAGCCTCATCCACGTGTCGTCTGAAGCGGGGTCCGTCGGCGTCCCGGATCTTCCAGCGTACTGCGCCAGCAAAGGGGGCCTCGACGCTCTGGTCAGACAGTTGGCCGTCGACTACGGTTCCGACGGCGTCTCGGTGACCGCGATAGCGCCGGGGACGACGAAGACGTCGATGAACGAGGCGGTCAGGGAGCGCGACCCCTCGTGGGTGAGCGAACGAGCGGAGGAGATCCCGTACGGCCGACTCGGGAAACCGGAGGACGTCAGCGACCTCGCGGCGTTTCTCGCGCGCGACCAATCGGAGTACCTGACCGGGGAGGTCATCCACCTCGACGGCGGCTCGACGGCGTGA
- a CDS encoding mannonate dehydratase yields MGVTNAVVHPLEIGDGKSSWTYHDLLHLKNWYEDAGLEFSVLEGSVPLTDRVRLGLEGRDEDIETFKEFLRNCGRLDIPVVCYDWMVGIRWARTESHVESRGGSLVTAYSDAKMHRGDAPQVVDASREQIWDALEYFLQEVGPVAEEAGVKLGLHPDDPPRESLAGVPRIINSPEAYQRVLDAYDSEYNGVTFCQGNFAAMGVDVPETIRRFGDRINFVHFRDVEGDADDFVETWHDEGPTDMLAAMRAYDEAVDDDVPMRPDHVPTMAGEDNSNPGYHTKGRLFAIGYMRGLLEQAEQ; encoded by the coding sequence ATGGGCGTAACGAACGCCGTCGTCCACCCGCTCGAGATAGGCGACGGGAAGTCCTCGTGGACCTACCACGACCTGTTACACCTGAAGAACTGGTACGAGGACGCCGGCCTCGAGTTCAGCGTCCTCGAGGGGAGCGTCCCCCTGACCGACCGCGTCAGACTGGGACTGGAGGGCCGCGACGAGGACATCGAGACGTTCAAGGAGTTCCTCCGGAACTGCGGTCGCCTCGACATCCCGGTCGTCTGCTACGACTGGATGGTCGGCATCCGCTGGGCGCGGACGGAGTCCCACGTCGAGTCCCGCGGCGGGTCGCTGGTCACGGCGTACTCCGACGCGAAGATGCACCGCGGCGACGCGCCACAGGTGGTCGATGCGTCCCGCGAGCAGATATGGGACGCCCTGGAGTACTTCCTGCAAGAGGTCGGGCCCGTCGCGGAGGAAGCCGGCGTCAAACTCGGCCTCCACCCGGACGACCCCCCGAGGGAGTCTCTCGCCGGCGTGCCCCGGATCATCAACAGCCCGGAGGCGTACCAGCGCGTGCTCGACGCCTACGACAGCGAGTACAACGGGGTCACCTTCTGTCAGGGGAACTTCGCAGCGATGGGCGTCGACGTCCCCGAGACGATCCGTCGGTTCGGCGACCGGATCAACTTCGTCCACTTCCGCGACGTGGAGGGAGACGCCGACGACTTCGTCGAGACCTGGCACGACGAGGGGCCGACCGACATGCTCGCCGCGATGCGGGCCTACGACGAGGCCGTCGACGACGACGTGCCCATGCGCCCGGACCACGTTCCGACGATGGCCGGCGAGGACAACTCCAACCCGGGGTATCACACGAAGGGTCGACTCTTCGCGATCGGATACATGCGGGGCCTGCTCGAACAGGCCGAGCAGTAG
- a CDS encoding IclR family transcriptional regulator — protein MTGDASNEPNRIQAVENAFDIVEEVGELDGCGVRELADHMDLPKSTAHVYLKSLEDAGYVINRNGEYRLGLRFLNVGGRVRHNKRLYQVGRSEVDELAQTTGEVATIGREEDGYRVILYRTEPTGAIFNNAPTGEYTRMHWTALGKAMLSQKTDEEIEDIVSRRGLPRATEYTIVDRDELLTEIETIRSQGYAVEDEERVKGVKSVAVPIESDGESPPAAISVAGPKHDLDADRIENDLVPALQNTANVIELKTKHY, from the coding sequence ATGACCGGGGACGCGTCGAACGAACCGAATCGGATCCAGGCGGTCGAGAACGCCTTCGACATCGTCGAGGAGGTGGGCGAGCTCGACGGCTGCGGCGTCAGGGAGCTCGCCGACCACATGGACCTCCCGAAGAGCACCGCCCACGTCTACCTGAAGTCCCTCGAGGACGCCGGGTACGTGATCAACCGGAACGGCGAGTACCGGCTCGGCCTGCGGTTCCTGAACGTCGGCGGTCGAGTCCGGCACAACAAGCGCCTCTATCAGGTCGGGCGCAGCGAGGTCGACGAGCTGGCGCAGACGACCGGCGAGGTGGCGACCATCGGACGCGAGGAGGACGGGTACCGCGTCATCCTGTACCGGACGGAACCCACCGGCGCCATCTTCAACAACGCGCCGACGGGCGAGTACACGCGGATGCACTGGACCGCGCTCGGCAAAGCGATGCTCTCGCAGAAGACCGACGAGGAGATCGAGGACATCGTTTCCCGCCGCGGACTCCCGCGTGCGACCGAGTACACTATCGTCGACCGGGACGAGCTGTTGACGGAGATCGAGACGATCCGCTCTCAGGGGTACGCCGTCGAGGACGAGGAGCGCGTCAAGGGCGTCAAGTCTGTCGCGGTCCCGATCGAGAGTGACGGCGAATCGCCCCCCGCGGCCATCTCTGTGGCCGGTCCGAAACACGACCTCGACGCGGACCGCATCGAGAACGACCTCGTGCCGGCGCTACAGAACACCGCGAACGTCATCGAACTCAAGACGAAGCACTACTGA
- a CDS encoding SDR family NAD(P)-dependent oxidoreductase: MTEYEHSPVTVEGKRAVVVGGTSGIGQAIALGFASEGADVVATSRDEGRVAETAAMIEDRGAETARVTCDVTDPDSLERVRDRAEDELGGIDVVVASQGAISRESVADISDEDWDFVTDVALDGVRRVTQAFAPAMADGGSIVNVSSLAARLSMANLPAYSAAKGGVEAFTRAAAKELAPELRVNAVAPGFVITPQNEDTYAEGTEKRERIDERTPMGRVADRGEIVGAAVYLASDAASYVTGEVVTVDGGFADSAF, translated from the coding sequence ATGACGGAGTACGAACACAGCCCGGTAACGGTCGAGGGGAAGCGGGCGGTCGTCGTCGGCGGGACGAGCGGCATCGGACAGGCCATCGCGCTCGGGTTCGCGAGCGAGGGCGCGGACGTCGTCGCGACCAGTCGCGACGAGGGGAGAGTCGCGGAGACGGCGGCGATGATCGAGGACCGCGGCGCGGAGACCGCGCGGGTGACCTGCGACGTGACCGACCCCGACTCGCTGGAGCGGGTCCGCGATCGGGCGGAGGACGAACTCGGCGGTATCGACGTCGTCGTCGCGTCTCAGGGGGCGATCTCCCGGGAGTCGGTCGCGGACATCTCCGACGAGGACTGGGACTTCGTCACGGACGTGGCGCTCGACGGCGTCCGCCGCGTCACGCAGGCGTTCGCGCCGGCGATGGCAGACGGCGGCAGCATCGTCAACGTCTCCTCGCTCGCCGCCAGGCTCTCGATGGCGAACTTGCCCGCCTACTCTGCGGCGAAAGGCGGCGTCGAAGCGTTCACCCGAGCGGCGGCCAAGGAACTCGCGCCCGAACTGAGGGTCAACGCCGTCGCCCCCGGGTTCGTCATCACTCCGCAGAACGAGGACACGTACGCCGAAGGGACCGAGAAGCGCGAGCGAATCGACGAGCGGACGCCCATGGGCCGGGTTGCGGACCGAGGGGAGATCGTCGGCGCGGCGGTGTACCTCGCCAGCGACGCCGCCTCCTACGTCACCGGTGAGGTCGTCACGGTCGACGGTGGGTTCGCCGACAGCGCGTTCTGA
- a CDS encoding D-2-hydroxyacid dehydrogenase: MSAIDVLILRGGTHGMPAADYAAELRDRLPDHEIEVARTPREERALADDARVITSTDLDPDLLDGASNLELFAGVAAGYDHLPLDALSERGVAVTNASGIHAPNIAEQVLGYALQHARRLDEARRRQKRREWRHFQAGELHGSTVTIVGLGAIGKAVAERVSAFGVDTVGVRYTPEKGGPTDEVVGFDEDEIHDALADTDFLVVASPLSETTRGLIGAEEFETLPPNAYLINVGRGPIVDTDALLEALRKNAIAGAGLDVTDPEPLPHDHPLWRFENVNITPHNAGHSPEHWARLADIVAGNVRRLDAGDDLSELENLVRAPN; this comes from the coding sequence ATGAGCGCCATCGACGTCCTGATACTGCGCGGCGGAACGCACGGGATGCCGGCCGCCGATTACGCGGCCGAGCTGCGGGACCGACTCCCGGACCACGAGATCGAGGTGGCACGAACGCCTCGAGAGGAGCGAGCCCTCGCCGACGACGCGAGGGTGATCACTTCGACCGACCTCGACCCGGACCTGTTAGACGGCGCGTCGAACCTCGAACTGTTCGCCGGTGTCGCGGCAGGGTACGACCACCTGCCGCTCGACGCGCTGTCGGAGCGCGGCGTCGCCGTCACGAACGCGTCGGGGATCCACGCCCCCAACATCGCGGAGCAGGTGCTCGGCTACGCGTTGCAGCACGCTCGGCGCCTCGACGAGGCCAGACGGCGGCAGAAGCGCCGCGAGTGGCGGCACTTCCAGGCGGGCGAACTGCACGGAAGCACCGTCACCATCGTCGGTCTCGGCGCGATCGGCAAAGCCGTCGCGGAGCGCGTCTCGGCGTTCGGCGTGGACACCGTCGGCGTCCGCTACACGCCGGAGAAGGGCGGGCCGACCGACGAAGTCGTCGGGTTCGACGAGGACGAGATCCACGACGCGCTGGCCGATACCGACTTCCTCGTCGTCGCGTCGCCGCTGTCGGAGACGACGCGGGGCCTCATCGGGGCCGAGGAGTTCGAGACGCTCCCGCCGAACGCGTACCTCATCAATGTTGGACGGGGACCGATCGTGGACACCGACGCGCTCCTCGAGGCGCTCCGGAAAAACGCCATCGCCGGCGCGGGGCTCGACGTCACGGACCCCGAACCGCTCCCGCACGACCACCCGCTGTGGCGGTTCGAGAACGTGAACATCACCCCGCACAACGCCGGGCACAGCCCGGAGCACTGGGCCCGCCTCGCCGACATCGTCGCCGGGAACGTGCGGCGGTTGGACGCCGGAGACGACCTCTCTGAACTGGAGAACCTAGTCCGCGCGCCCAACTGA